Proteins encoded within one genomic window of Rhizobium sp. ZPR4:
- a CDS encoding calcium-binding protein: MVSLQGLKYEYFDNDTAAFKAYLLSKVAEAEPGRLGLAAFVAAFTDAGKLTGGTTEADNVFGTSGNDVILAGLGNDVLSGGSGSDTYVYARGDGNDTISEGNWNGTNDQLVFSDINPADVRLVRNGADLTIVIPESAPGAGDAGSILVKDTLNDIYERGIEKIVFADGTTWTRAQIRVLLLEQAATAGNDTIAGFNVADVIAGGAGDDALNGASGDDTYVYARGDGNDTITEDNWNGTNDRLVFSDINPADVRLVRNGADLTIVIPESAPGAGDAGSILIKDTLNDIYERGIEKVVFADGTTWTRAQIRVLLLEQAATAGNDTIAGFNVPDVIAGGAGDDALNGASGDDTYVYTRGDGNDTITEDNWNGTNDRLVFSDINPADVTISFSGTDLLITIVESAPGAGDVGSILIKSTLGTPYEQGVERIVFADGTTWDSAQIRAQAIASARTVGNDIITGFGTGDTYAGGKGNDIIDGGAGNDTYVYARGDGNDTITEGNWSGTNDQLVFSNINPADVRLVRNGTDLTIVIAESAPGAGDAGSILIKDTLDGTYERGVEKIVFADGTIWTRATYVGLLLDQSGTSGNDTINGTSNADLIAGGLGDDALNGKGGNDTYVYARGDGNDTITEDNWNGTNDQLVFSDINPADVRLVRNGADLTIVIPESAPGAGDAGSILVKDTLNDIYERGIEKIVFADGTTWTRAQIRVLLLEQAATAGNDTIAGFNVADVISGGAGDDALNGASGDDTYVYARGDGNDTITEDNWNGTNDQLVFSDINPADVRLTRNGADLTIVIPESAPGAGDAGSILIKDTLNDIYERGIEKVVFADGTTWTRAQIRVLLLEQAATAGNDTIAGFNVGDTISGGAGDDALNGASGDDTYVYARGDGNDTITEDNWNGTNDQLVFSDINPADVRLTRNGADLTIVIPESAPGAGDAGSILVKDTLNDIYERGIEKIVFADGTTWTRAQIRVLLLEQAATAGNDTIAGFNVADVISGGAGDDALNGASGDDTYVYARGDGNDTITEDNWNGTNDRLVFSNINPADVTLVRNGTDLTILIAESAPGAGDADSILVKDTLDSPYERGIEKIVFANGTTWSRADMIANVAYIAGSDGNDTITGTAGSDSQIRAGLGNDALNGLAGSDTYVYRLGDGNDVITEVTSGTDVDTLAFADLNLADIRFERPSGNTSDVVIRVLQNGETITLKNQFNQAGGIERITFADGTVLGGNDWSLDTYLQGKVVIYGTSGNDILAGTNGNDVFIGGLGDDRFNSGAGSDTYIYASGDGSDYIDDESGSTTDIDIVKLTDLNVGDVTFSRSGTHVKITVNSTGHVITLDEQLYSATANWGVEQIEFANGTTWNRDQIKDAAWIRGTSGNDTLSGTSGNDTFAGGLGDDRFNSGAGSDTYIYASGDGSDYIDDESGSTTDVDVVRFTDLNVGDLTFSRSGVHATIKVNSTGHVITLDEQFYSATANWGIEQIQFADGTVWDRAQIQAAAWIRGTTGNDTLGGTGANDTLFGDAGNDTITTGAGNDIIVFKPNFGIDTITDFQAGAGSVDVLEFDNSLFADFEDVLAAAAQVGNDTVITHDAGNTITLKNVALANLHQDDVRFIA, from the coding sequence ATGGTCAGCCTTCAGGGGCTGAAATACGAATATTTTGATAATGACACGGCCGCTTTCAAAGCATACCTGCTTTCGAAGGTGGCGGAAGCGGAGCCGGGCCGTTTGGGTCTGGCCGCATTTGTGGCAGCCTTCACCGACGCCGGAAAGCTGACTGGGGGTACAACGGAAGCGGACAATGTGTTTGGCACCTCCGGAAATGACGTCATCCTCGCTGGCCTTGGCAACGATGTCTTGAGTGGTGGTTCGGGCAGCGACACCTACGTCTATGCCCGCGGCGACGGCAATGACACCATCAGCGAGGGAAACTGGAACGGCACCAACGACCAGCTTGTCTTCTCCGACATCAACCCGGCCGATGTCCGGCTGGTTCGCAACGGCGCGGATCTGACCATTGTCATCCCCGAGAGCGCTCCCGGCGCCGGTGATGCAGGCTCGATTCTCGTCAAGGACACGCTCAACGATATTTACGAGCGAGGGATCGAAAAGATCGTCTTCGCCGACGGCACGACCTGGACCCGTGCCCAGATCAGGGTGTTGCTGCTGGAGCAGGCAGCAACAGCCGGCAATGATACCATCGCCGGCTTCAATGTGGCCGACGTTATCGCCGGCGGCGCGGGCGACGATGCCCTCAATGGCGCCAGCGGAGATGACACCTACGTCTATGCCCGTGGTGATGGCAATGACACCATCACCGAGGACAACTGGAACGGCACCAACGACCGGCTCGTCTTTTCCGATATCAACCCGGCCGATGTCCGGCTGGTTCGCAACGGCGCGGATCTGACCATTGTCATCCCCGAGAGCGCTCCCGGCGCCGGTGATGCAGGCTCGATCCTGATCAAGGACACGCTCAACGATATTTACGAGCGAGGGATCGAAAAGGTCGTCTTCGCCGATGGCACGACTTGGACCCGAGCCCAGATCAGGGTGTTGCTGCTGGAGCAGGCCGCGACAGCCGGAAACGATACGATCGCCGGCTTCAACGTGCCCGACGTTATCGCCGGCGGCGCTGGCGACGATGCCCTCAATGGCGCCAGCGGAGATGACACCTATGTCTATACTCGTGGCGATGGCAACGACACCATCACCGAGGATAACTGGAACGGCACCAACGACCGGCTCGTCTTTTCCGACATCAACCCGGCCGATGTCACGATCAGCTTTTCTGGGACCGATCTGCTGATCACGATCGTTGAGAGTGCTCCCGGTGCGGGCGACGTAGGTTCGATTCTGATCAAGAGCACGCTCGGGACTCCCTATGAGCAGGGTGTCGAGCGGATCGTGTTTGCCGACGGCACGACGTGGGATTCAGCGCAAATCCGCGCCCAGGCCATCGCCTCGGCCCGGACCGTCGGCAACGATATCATTACCGGTTTCGGGACCGGCGACACCTATGCGGGCGGCAAAGGCAATGACATCATCGACGGCGGCGCCGGTAACGATACCTACGTCTATGCCCGTGGCGACGGCAATGACACCATCACCGAGGGAAACTGGAGCGGTACCAACGACCAGCTTGTCTTCTCCAACATCAACCCGGCCGACGTCAGATTGGTGCGCAACGGAACGGATCTGACCATTGTTATCGCGGAGAGCGCTCCCGGCGCCGGTGATGCAGGCTCGATCCTGATCAAGGATACCCTCGACGGTACCTATGAACGTGGTGTCGAAAAGATCGTCTTTGCCGACGGGACCATCTGGACCAGAGCGACCTATGTCGGCCTACTGCTGGACCAGTCAGGAACATCCGGTAACGACACGATCAACGGCACCAGCAACGCCGACCTGATTGCGGGTGGGCTCGGCGACGATGCCCTCAATGGCAAGGGTGGAAACGACACCTATGTCTATGCTCGTGGCGATGGCAACGACACCATCACCGAGGACAACTGGAACGGCACGAACGACCAGCTTGTCTTTTCCGATATCAACCCGGCCGACGTCAGGTTGGTTCGCAACGGCGCGGATCTGACCATTGTCATCCCTGAGAGCGCTCCCGGCGCCGGTGATGCAGGCTCGATCCTGGTCAAGGACACGCTCAACGATATTTACGAGCGAGGGATCGAAAAGATCGTCTTCGCCGATGGCACAACGTGGACCCGTGCCCAGATCAGGGTGTTGCTGCTCGAGCAGGCCGCGACAGCCGGCAATGATACGATCGCCGGGTTCAACGTGGCCGACGTTATCTCCGGCGGCGCGGGCGACGATGCCCTGAATGGCGCCAGCGGAGACGACACCTACGTCTATGCTCGTGGCGATGGCAACGACACCATCACCGAGGATAACTGGAACGGCACGAACGACCAGCTTGTCTTTTCCGATATCAACCCGGCCGACGTCAGGCTAACCCGCAACGGCGCGGATCTGACCATTGTCATCCCCGAGAGCGCTCCCGGCGCCGGCGACGCAGGCTCGATCCTGATCAAGGACACGCTCAACGATATTTACGAGCGAGGGATCGAAAAGGTCGTCTTCGCCGATGGCACGACTTGGACCCGAGCCCAGATCAGGGTGTTGCTGCTGGAGCAGGCCGCGACAGCCGGAAACGATACGATCGCCGGCTTCAACGTTGGAGACACGATCTCCGGCGGCGCGGGCGATGATGCCCTGAATGGCGCCAGCGGAGACGACACCTATGTCTATGCTCGCGGCGATGGCAATGACACCATCACCGAGGATAACTGGAACGGCACCAACGACCAGCTTGTCTTCTCCGATATCAACCCGGCCGACGTCCGGCTAACCCGCAACGGCGCGGATCTGACCATTGTCATCCCTGAGAGCGCTCCCGGTGCGGGCGACGCAGGCTCGATCCTGGTCAAGGACACGCTCAACGATATTTACGAGCGAGGGATCGAAAAGATCGTCTTCGCCGATGGCACAACGTGGACCCGTGCCCAGATCAGGGTGTTGCTGCTCGAGCAGGCCGCGACAGCCGGCAACGATACGATCGCCGGCTTCAACGTGGCCGACGTTATCTCCGGCGGCGCGGGCGACGATGCCCTGAATGGCGCCAGCGGAGACGACACCTATGTCTATGCTCGTGGCGATGGCAATGACACCATCACCGAGGACAACTGGAACGGCACCAACGACCGGCTCGTCTTTTCCAACATCAACCCGGCCGATGTCACCCTGGTACGCAATGGGACCGATCTCACCATCCTTATTGCCGAAAGTGCGCCGGGTGCCGGCGACGCAGACTCGATTCTGGTCAAGGATACTCTCGATAGTCCCTATGAGCGGGGTATCGAAAAGATCGTCTTCGCGAACGGCACGACCTGGTCGCGCGCGGATATGATTGCAAATGTCGCCTACATCGCCGGCTCGGATGGCAATGACACCATCACCGGCACGGCAGGGTCGGACAGCCAGATCCGTGCGGGCCTTGGAAACGATGCCCTCAATGGACTGGCCGGCAGCGATACCTATGTCTACCGCTTGGGAGATGGCAACGACGTCATCACCGAGGTCACGTCGGGGACCGACGTCGACACCCTGGCCTTCGCGGATCTGAACCTTGCGGACATCCGGTTCGAACGACCAAGCGGCAACACGAGCGACGTCGTCATCCGCGTTCTGCAGAACGGCGAGACCATTACGCTCAAGAACCAGTTCAACCAGGCCGGTGGGATCGAGCGCATCACCTTTGCGGACGGTACTGTCCTGGGAGGCAATGACTGGAGCCTCGACACCTACCTGCAGGGCAAGGTCGTCATCTACGGCACCAGTGGCAATGACATCCTCGCCGGGACCAATGGCAATGACGTGTTCATCGGCGGCCTCGGCGATGATCGCTTCAACAGCGGAGCTGGCAGCGACACCTACATCTATGCTTCCGGCGACGGTAGCGATTATATCGATGACGAATCCGGTTCCACCACCGACATCGATATTGTGAAGTTGACCGATCTCAATGTGGGAGACGTCACCTTCAGCCGTTCCGGAACCCACGTGAAGATCACGGTCAACAGCACCGGCCACGTCATCACCCTTGATGAACAGCTCTATTCGGCCACCGCCAATTGGGGGGTCGAGCAGATCGAGTTCGCCAACGGGACGACATGGAACCGGGACCAGATCAAGGATGCAGCCTGGATCAGGGGCACGAGCGGAAACGATACCCTGAGTGGCACCAGCGGAAATGATACCTTTGCTGGTGGCTTGGGTGACGATCGCTTCAACAGTGGCGCGGGCAGCGACACCTACATCTACGCTTCCGGCGACGGCAGCGATTATATCGATGACGAATCCGGTTCGACGACCGACGTCGATGTCGTCAGGTTCACGGACCTCAATGTCGGCGATCTGACGTTCAGCCGCTCCGGGGTGCACGCGACGATCAAGGTCAACAGCACCGGCCATGTGATAACTCTCGACGAGCAATTCTACTCGGCCACCGCCAACTGGGGTATCGAGCAGATTCAGTTCGCCGACGGAACGGTCTGGGACCGCGCCCAGATTCAGGCTGCGGCCTGGATCAGAGGCACGACGGGCAATGACACCTTGGGCGGCACCGGCGCTAATGATACCTTGTTCGGTGATGCTGGTAACGACACGATCACGACCGGAGCCGGAAACGACATCATCGTCTTCAAACCCAACTTCGGAATAGACACGATTACCGACTTCCAGGCTGGAGCGGGATCGGTCGATGTGCTCGAATTCGACAATAGTCTCTTTGCCGATTTCGAAGACGTTCTGGCTGCCGCCGCTCAGGTCGGTAATGATACGGTCATCACGCATGATGCAGGAAACACCATCACGTTAAAGAACGTGGCCCTGGCAAACCTGCATCAGGACGACGTCCGGTTCATTGCTTAA
- a CDS encoding autoinducer binding domain-containing protein, with protein MINVGTRFNTAFEIVDSINSSAMIDAALQELRLLYGVASLYYQALDIDGVDRTALPIYGIDISGWVERYLEQRYFDIDLIAKLGRVSNLPFDWATAGSQMPSIATHFSDAFGAGLGQRGMTIPIHDADGDSAILSFIVYIDDEIKWKVFRRGLKPELTLLGLYLHQKAKGQLVRNNTVVLSRQESHCLQLFADGDRPARIADRMGISVHTVRMHLRRAQHRLGARSKADAVAKGVSLGFIRARLTAACCFAAVFMSRLLQEVEIAFTSV; from the coding sequence ATGATTAATGTTGGAACGCGCTTTAATACAGCTTTCGAAATTGTGGATTCCATCAACTCATCGGCGATGATTGATGCAGCACTTCAGGAGCTGCGACTGCTTTATGGCGTTGCTTCCCTCTATTATCAAGCGCTGGACATTGATGGGGTTGATCGTACAGCACTGCCGATCTATGGAATCGATATTTCGGGGTGGGTAGAGCGCTATCTGGAGCAAAGGTATTTTGATATCGATCTCATCGCAAAGCTCGGTCGTGTGAGTAACTTACCGTTCGATTGGGCCACCGCAGGTTCCCAAATGCCCAGTATTGCAACACATTTTTCAGACGCTTTCGGTGCAGGTCTCGGTCAACGGGGAATGACAATTCCGATACACGATGCCGATGGAGACTCCGCGATCTTAAGCTTTATCGTATATATCGACGATGAAATAAAATGGAAGGTCTTTCGGCGTGGCCTGAAGCCCGAGCTCACCTTGCTCGGTCTCTATCTGCATCAGAAAGCTAAAGGCCAGCTAGTTCGCAACAACACCGTTGTGCTCAGCAGGCAAGAAAGCCATTGTCTGCAGCTCTTTGCCGACGGTGACAGGCCAGCAAGGATTGCCGATAGAATGGGGATATCGGTTCATACCGTGAGAATGCATCTTCGCCGGGCACAACATCGTCTGGGAGCACGATCGAAAGCTGACGCCGTCGCAAAAGGCGTCAGTCTGGGTTTTATACGCGCTCGGCTGACCGCGGCGTGTTGCTTTGCAGCCGTTTTCATGTCACGGCTATTACAAGAGGTTGAAATAGCATTCACTTCCGTTTGA
- a CDS encoding GlcNAc-transferase family protein, whose translation MNKARIFISIAGFCDPMLNFTVKSAIEKARFPDRLRFGIVDQSISSSESSLPAEMGQVAYLHVHPHHSRGVSWARALAMTLYLEEDYFLQIDSHTCFDRNWDVTLIDTLETISRISKSSKVIVSTRPFGFELQPDGNVRKKRFTACTLKLVPKSNVIRLSDPVVLFACENSNEMIDIPGFQISAAFLFTRGYFVEEIPYDPYMYFHGEEQNVSIRAFTHGWDIWHPNRLPLYHLYKKRSGGEPPLHWDKAFDDERVEKWHSMRVRANERLGELLNGSLGRAYSTGTTRTIKQYLELGSFTIQSSS comes from the coding sequence ATGAATAAGGCACGAATATTTATTAGCATCGCTGGATTTTGCGACCCGATGCTCAATTTCACCGTAAAGAGCGCGATCGAGAAGGCCAGATTTCCGGATCGACTTCGGTTCGGAATTGTGGATCAAAGCATTTCGTCGTCCGAGTCTAGCCTACCGGCCGAAATGGGTCAGGTTGCCTATCTTCACGTCCATCCCCATCACTCACGCGGAGTGAGCTGGGCAAGGGCACTCGCGATGACGCTATATCTGGAGGAGGACTATTTTCTTCAAATCGATTCCCATACTTGCTTTGACAGGAATTGGGATGTCACACTTATAGACACACTTGAAACTATTTCGCGCATCAGCAAAAGCAGCAAGGTCATCGTTTCGACGCGCCCCTTTGGCTTTGAACTTCAACCGGATGGGAACGTCAGGAAAAAACGTTTCACCGCATGCACGTTGAAGTTGGTACCAAAATCGAACGTGATACGTCTATCAGATCCCGTGGTGTTGTTCGCTTGCGAAAATTCGAATGAGATGATCGATATTCCTGGCTTCCAGATATCAGCAGCATTTCTTTTTACCAGGGGATATTTTGTCGAAGAGATCCCTTATGATCCCTATATGTATTTCCACGGTGAGGAACAGAACGTATCAATCCGTGCGTTCACGCATGGCTGGGATATTTGGCATCCGAACAGGCTGCCGTTGTACCACCTTTACAAAAAGCGTTCAGGAGGTGAGCCTCCGCTCCATTGGGACAAGGCTTTTGATGATGAGCGAGTCGAGAAATGGCATTCGATGCGCGTCAGAGCCAATGAGCGCCTCGGCGAACTACTCAACGGATCGCTAGGCAGAGCCTACTCAACGGGCACAACGCGAACGATAAAACAATATCTAGAGCTGGGCTCGTTTACAATACAATCCAGTAGCTGA